The Malus sylvestris chromosome 12, drMalSylv7.2, whole genome shotgun sequence genome contains a region encoding:
- the LOC126593397 gene encoding binding partner of ACD11 1, with the protein MQQQTRTVQVKQLSDLASEREIHEFFSFSGEIERIHIQREPGKSKTAFVTFKDPKALEIALLLSGATIVDQIVTISPVQNYVPIEMHEVRMVVSADSVAPAENISPDAEDKTGSPTRVYVNKAQDVVTTMFARGSAIGQDAVNKAKAFDEKHRLTASASEKVISFDRKVGLTEKLTVGISVVNEKVKSVDQRLHVSDKTMAAIFAAERKLNDTGSAVKTSRYVTAGAAWLNGAFGKVAKAGQVAGTKTREKFHMAVSNLTAKDPIAA; encoded by the exons ATGCAGCAGCAG ACGAGGACAGTCCAAGTAAAGCAACTGTCAGATCTAGCTAGTGAGAGAGAGATTCACGAGTTCTTCTCCTTCTCTGGGGAAATCGAACGCATTCATATCCAACG TGAGCCAGGGAAATCAAAGACTGCATTTGTTACTTTCAAGGATCCCAAAGCTCTTGAAATCGCGTTGTTGTTATCG GGAGCAACAATAGTAGATCAGATCGTGACTATTTCTCCTGTTCAAAATTATGTACCAATTGAGATGCAT GAGGTTAGGATGGTTGTAAGTGCTGATTCTGTTGCCCCTGCTGAAAATATTTCACCAGATGCTGAG GATAAAACTGGCTCCCCTACCAGGGTGTATGTTAATAAAGCACAAGATGTGGTGACCACTATGTTTGCAAGGGGTTCGGCTATTGGACAAGATGCCGTGAACAAGGCTAAAGCATTTGATGAAAAGCATCGGTTGACAGCAAGTGCATCAGAGAAGGTCATTTCCTTTGACAGGAAAGTGGGGCTTACAGAGAAATTGACAGTAGGCATTTCCGTGGTTAATGAGAAAGTGAAGTCTGTTGATCAGAGGCTTCATGTCTCAGATAAAACAATGGCAGCAATATTTGCAGCAGAGAGAAAATTGAATGATACGGGGTCAGCTGTCAAAACAAGCAG GTATGTGACTGCTGGAGCAGCGTGGCTAAATGGTGCTTTTGGTAAGGTGGCAAAGGCGGGACAGGTTGCAGGTACAAAAACCAGAGAAAAGTTCCATATGGCTGTCTCAAACTTGACGGCAAAG GATCCAATTGCTGCGTAA